In Candidatus Binatia bacterium, a single genomic region encodes these proteins:
- a CDS encoding IS4 family transposase: MAGAVLVCGREFTPKLLARIRARVHSGGDELTRAALSRELCEWTDWRDPAGRVQEMSARVALQRLEKSGQIELPVARASASGNRGCRRRRIREHRPRVSCELAELGVIRILEVSASRTAELSAQWNELIECHHYIGYVPAVGRQKRYLMMSERYGVVAAASFSAAAWRCGARDGWIGWNDKQRGEHLQKVVSNSRFLIMPWVEVKNLASHLLARLAARMVEDWRKTYGYEPLLLETFVDPKRFAGTCYRAAGWLHVGQTAGSCRNGHTPVPIKDVYLYPLCPETRAQLCGGEPPVQLCPADWAELEFGTAKLGDPRLVRRLVEVGRDFYGRPQANIPEASQSRARAKAAYRLLDQRGVGMKDFLSAHVRATVERARQESVVLAVQDTTSLNYTGIKDICPGLGSVGTDHSGAMGLIVHDTVAFTPAGLPLGVLDAQVWARKKKRNTTKPIKQKESRKWLVSYEQACTLQTECGRRTTVVSVGDREADLYELFCEARDRKNGAHLLVRAAQNRCVRQECGYLFDHLHGLDAAGQYELPLEARSGRKARVAQLSVRFAKVTLEAPKGKKNLGPLEIDAVLAREEDPPPHVTPLEWLLLTTLPVNTFEQAQQRLSWYSVRWAIEVFHRTLKSGCRIEDRQLENARRLENCLAIDMVVAWRILYLRHLSRVDPEAPCTVYFAPHEYEALYAVTHHGTALPKKPITIRQATHMVAMLGGFLGRKGDGEPGTETLWRGLQRLDAICIGWLAAHQTFRRGP; the protein is encoded by the coding sequence CGCGTGTGCATTCGGGCGGGGATGAGTTGACGCGTGCGGCGCTGTCGCGCGAACTGTGCGAGTGGACCGACTGGCGCGACCCGGCCGGACGTGTGCAGGAAATGAGCGCACGTGTGGCCCTGCAGCGACTGGAAAAGAGCGGGCAGATTGAGTTGCCGGTGGCGCGAGCGAGCGCGAGCGGTAATCGCGGATGCAGGCGTCGGCGAATTCGCGAGCATCGGCCGCGGGTGAGTTGCGAACTGGCCGAACTGGGAGTGATCCGCATCCTGGAGGTTTCGGCATCCAGGACCGCGGAGCTTTCCGCGCAATGGAACGAGTTGATCGAATGCCACCACTACATTGGCTACGTGCCGGCGGTGGGCCGGCAGAAGCGCTACCTGATGATGAGTGAGCGCTACGGAGTGGTGGCCGCCGCCTCTTTCAGCGCGGCGGCGTGGCGCTGTGGAGCGCGTGATGGCTGGATCGGCTGGAATGATAAGCAACGCGGCGAACATCTGCAGAAGGTCGTGTCGAACTCGCGCTTTCTGATCATGCCGTGGGTGGAGGTGAAGAACCTCGCCTCGCACCTGCTTGCACGTCTGGCCGCACGCATGGTCGAAGATTGGCGCAAAACCTATGGATACGAACCCCTACTTCTGGAGACGTTCGTGGACCCCAAGCGCTTTGCGGGCACCTGCTACCGCGCTGCGGGTTGGTTGCACGTGGGGCAGACGGCCGGCTCCTGTCGCAACGGGCACACGCCGGTCCCGATCAAGGATGTTTATCTCTACCCGTTGTGTCCCGAGACCCGCGCGCAACTGTGCGGCGGAGAACCGCCGGTGCAGCTTTGCCCGGCGGACTGGGCGGAGTTAGAGTTCGGGACGGCGAAACTGGGCGACCCGCGCCTGGTGCGTCGCCTGGTGGAGGTGGGGCGCGACTTCTATGGCCGACCGCAGGCGAATATTCCCGAGGCCTCGCAGAGTCGAGCGCGCGCCAAGGCCGCTTACCGGCTGCTCGATCAGCGCGGTGTCGGCATGAAGGATTTTCTCTCCGCGCATGTGCGCGCCACCGTCGAGCGGGCCCGGCAGGAGTCGGTGGTGCTCGCGGTACAGGACACCACCAGCCTCAACTACACCGGCATCAAAGATATCTGTCCGGGGCTCGGCTCGGTCGGCACCGATCACAGTGGGGCGATGGGATTGATCGTACACGACACGGTGGCCTTCACCCCCGCGGGGTTGCCGCTGGGGGTGCTCGACGCGCAGGTGTGGGCGCGCAAGAAGAAGCGCAACACCACCAAGCCGATCAAGCAGAAGGAAAGCCGCAAGTGGCTTGTGAGCTACGAACAGGCTTGCACGCTGCAGACCGAGTGCGGAAGGCGCACCACGGTGGTCAGCGTCGGCGATCGCGAGGCGGATCTGTACGAGTTGTTCTGCGAGGCACGCGATCGCAAGAACGGTGCACATCTTCTGGTGCGTGCCGCACAGAATCGCTGCGTACGCCAGGAGTGCGGCTATCTGTTCGACCACCTGCATGGGCTCGACGCCGCCGGTCAGTACGAACTGCCGCTGGAGGCCCGCTCCGGACGTAAGGCCCGTGTGGCGCAACTCTCGGTGCGCTTTGCGAAGGTTACCCTCGAAGCGCCCAAGGGAAAGAAGAACCTCGGTCCGCTGGAAATTGATGCAGTGCTGGCCCGCGAAGAAGATCCGCCACCACACGTAACGCCACTGGAGTGGTTGCTGCTGACCACACTGCCCGTCAACACTTTCGAGCAGGCTCAACAGCGACTGTCGTGGTACTCGGTGCGCTGGGCAATCGAAGTCTTTCACCGCACTCTCAAGAGCGGCTGCCGTATCGAAGACCGACAACTGGAGAATGCCCGCCGGCTCGAAAACTGTCTGGCCATCGACATGGTGGTGGCCTGGCGTATCCTCTACCTGCGACATCTCAGCCGCGTCGATCCCGAGGCTCCCTGCACCGTCTACTTCGCTCCGCACGAATACGAAGCGCTCTACGCCGTCACGCATCACGGCACGGCTCTCCCCAAGAAACCCATCACGATTCGTCAGGCAACCCATATGGTGGCCATGCTCGGCGGCTTCCTCGGCAGAAAGGGCGATGGCGAGCCCGGAACCGAAACACTCTGGCGCGGCCTGCAACGCCTCGATGCAATCTGCATCGGCTGGCTCGCCGCTCATCAAACCTTCCGCCGAGGGCCATGA
- a CDS encoding acyl-CoA dehydratase activase-related protein encodes MRQCYVGIDVGAETVKIVELTRQDGRLLWTGRWLAEHCKQPAKALRALLSEVRWEEVAGAAATGRFSRQLTLDRVPTKQAQAAGFRFLGKANSATIVSIGSHGFSVLELRPSGAEIFRENSRCSQGTGNFLRQLVQRFDLPIEEASALCERVEDPAPLSGRCPVILKTDMTHLANKGEDRARILAGLYDAVGENVQVLIKPRVSPPKVMLIGGVSRSVRIRRHFARFLTARGMELLEATEDEALFLEALGSAIVAAEQVFPVPDIEALFAAPKHTEFDIVPALADSLLHVQRMTRRQRPLAGGEDRRLILGFDIGSTGSKMVGLDAETAEAVWEAYVNTNGNPVGAAQALMQRFVDGPAKSVPVVACGATGSGREIVGSLLATCYGVDAVYVLNEIAAHAEGALHYDSRVDTIFEIGGQDAKYIRLAEGRVVDAAMNEACSAGTGSFIEEQGRKFSGIDGVAKLGEEALASERGVSLGQHCSVFMAEVIDGAVAAGVENRAIIAGLYDSVVQNYLNRVKGSRSVGEVIFCQGMPFAADALAAAVARQTGSAVIVPPNPGTVGALGIALLARKAFPADGRQPIDLRRFLDAQVACKDTFICKSTQGCGGAGNRCRIDRITTLVDTRTQRFTWGGGCSLWDKGTGKRKLPDQAPDPFRSREEAVEEIVARSTIRRGRPTIALTDEFQLKGLFPFFVTFLYELGFDLLVRRGADQAALKRGVEGANVPFCAPMQQFHGLVSAMADERPDFLFLPMLRGIEHSAGEPHATVCPIVQGSPDVLRWDLGKATTSDVISPVIDIGRSNLESREFMESCQRVSDALQLGGNGWETAYRNAVDVQRRFDAECLALGRQALAFCREHDIVPIVVLGRPYTIYNKVLNSNVPAIIREQGAMPIPVDCYPVDGEVPVFEDVYWGHGQRSLRAAHQIRRHQGIYSIWCSNYSCGPDSFNLHFYSYIMQGRPFAVIETDGHSGDAGTKTRVEAFLHCVYEDLRGKPRDAILNDFRAVQQAQPCPADIRARREVVLLPRMGPGADVLAAALNGAGIPAESLPMPDRESLRIGRRYTSGKECVPLCITVGSLLQRLERERHSSARFAFLMPRSSGPCRFGIYNVLHKIVLERVQWADRVRVWSPMDNAYGEGMPGGLFALCAAGWSATDVLLQGLYDVRPVEATPGAAEAVYRQYAAELVARTRAEASRQPTVRGALFQAVTGRLFGVTDILRRAANAFAAVKTSQEIPTVAVVGEIYVRCDPFANDFLIDKLEKHGIRAYLAPFNEWLEYADWCKYDCGRDGSLGGRLSRAVLHRTQKLTYDALARRLGWHARTRVKQALEAANPYLRSALYGEAVLTLGVAVHEWRKGAVDGVVSVGPLECMPTKLAETQFFHVAEREGLPSLTIPFNGDPMDPEVLDNFAFAVHGGFRRRRLSGCHDQPAAGRSA; translated from the coding sequence ATGCGCCAGTGTTACGTGGGGATCGATGTCGGTGCCGAGACCGTCAAGATCGTCGAGTTGACCCGCCAAGACGGGAGGTTGCTCTGGACCGGCCGCTGGCTCGCAGAGCACTGCAAGCAACCGGCGAAAGCACTGCGTGCCCTGCTGAGCGAGGTTCGTTGGGAAGAGGTCGCGGGCGCCGCAGCGACCGGCCGATTCAGTCGACAGCTGACGCTTGACCGTGTGCCAACGAAGCAGGCACAGGCTGCCGGTTTCCGCTTCCTCGGTAAAGCCAACTCGGCCACCATCGTTTCCATCGGCAGCCACGGCTTCTCAGTGCTCGAGTTACGACCGAGCGGGGCCGAAATCTTCCGCGAGAACTCGCGCTGTTCCCAGGGCACGGGCAACTTCCTGCGGCAGCTCGTCCAGCGCTTCGACCTGCCCATCGAGGAGGCCAGCGCGTTGTGTGAGCGGGTCGAGGATCCGGCGCCGCTTTCCGGCCGCTGCCCTGTCATCCTGAAAACAGACATGACCCACTTGGCCAACAAGGGCGAGGACCGCGCTCGAATCCTCGCAGGCCTGTACGACGCAGTCGGCGAGAACGTCCAGGTCCTCATCAAGCCACGGGTGAGCCCGCCCAAGGTGATGCTGATAGGCGGGGTGAGTCGCTCGGTGCGCATCCGCAGGCACTTCGCCCGCTTCCTGACTGCGCGCGGGATGGAGCTGCTCGAGGCGACCGAGGACGAGGCGCTGTTCCTGGAGGCGCTCGGTTCCGCGATTGTGGCTGCCGAGCAGGTGTTCCCGGTGCCGGACATCGAGGCGCTGTTTGCGGCGCCCAAGCACACCGAGTTCGACATCGTCCCCGCGCTGGCCGACTCACTACTCCACGTCCAACGCATGACGCGTCGACAACGACCGCTTGCGGGCGGTGAGGACCGCAGGCTGATCCTGGGCTTCGACATCGGCTCCACTGGCTCCAAGATGGTTGGGCTCGACGCCGAGACCGCAGAGGCAGTGTGGGAGGCATACGTCAACACCAACGGTAACCCCGTTGGCGCGGCGCAAGCGCTGATGCAGCGCTTCGTCGACGGTCCGGCGAAAAGCGTACCGGTCGTGGCCTGTGGCGCCACCGGCAGCGGTCGGGAGATCGTCGGATCGCTCCTCGCCACTTGCTACGGGGTCGATGCGGTCTACGTGCTCAACGAGATCGCCGCGCACGCGGAGGGGGCGTTGCACTACGACTCGCGCGTCGACACGATCTTCGAGATCGGCGGGCAGGACGCGAAGTACATTCGGCTCGCCGAGGGTCGAGTGGTCGACGCAGCGATGAATGAGGCGTGCAGCGCGGGCACGGGCTCCTTCATTGAGGAACAGGGACGGAAGTTCTCTGGCATCGACGGGGTGGCGAAGCTTGGGGAGGAGGCGCTCGCCAGCGAGCGCGGCGTATCACTGGGCCAGCACTGTTCCGTATTCATGGCCGAAGTCATCGATGGGGCGGTCGCGGCTGGAGTCGAGAACCGTGCGATCATTGCGGGCCTCTACGATTCCGTGGTGCAGAACTACCTCAACCGGGTCAAAGGCAGCCGCTCGGTCGGCGAAGTCATCTTTTGCCAGGGGATGCCGTTTGCAGCCGACGCTCTCGCCGCCGCCGTCGCGCGGCAGACGGGGAGTGCGGTGATCGTGCCGCCGAATCCCGGGACGGTAGGGGCGCTGGGCATCGCGCTGCTGGCGCGCAAGGCTTTCCCAGCGGATGGCCGCCAACCCATTGACCTGCGGCGCTTTCTCGATGCCCAGGTCGCTTGCAAGGACACCTTCATCTGCAAGTCGACGCAGGGTTGCGGCGGAGCCGGCAACCGCTGCCGCATAGACCGGATCACGACCCTCGTCGACACGCGCACGCAACGCTTCACCTGGGGGGGCGGCTGCTCGCTGTGGGACAAGGGGACGGGCAAGCGGAAGCTGCCCGATCAGGCCCCCGATCCCTTCCGCAGTCGGGAGGAGGCGGTGGAAGAAATCGTTGCGCGCAGCACCATCCGGCGCGGCCGTCCGACCATCGCACTCACCGACGAGTTCCAGCTCAAAGGCCTCTTTCCGTTCTTCGTTACGTTCCTCTACGAGCTTGGCTTTGACCTGCTGGTTCGCCGTGGCGCCGACCAGGCCGCCCTGAAGCGAGGCGTCGAGGGTGCCAACGTGCCGTTTTGCGCGCCCATGCAGCAGTTCCACGGACTGGTCAGCGCCATGGCTGACGAGCGACCGGACTTTCTGTTCCTGCCGATGTTGCGAGGCATTGAGCACTCGGCGGGCGAGCCGCACGCGACGGTTTGCCCCATCGTGCAAGGGAGTCCGGACGTTTTGCGCTGGGATCTCGGCAAGGCCACCACCTCGGACGTCATCTCGCCGGTAATCGACATCGGCAGAAGTAACCTCGAGTCGCGCGAGTTCATGGAAAGCTGCCAGCGCGTGTCCGACGCTCTGCAGCTGGGCGGCAACGGCTGGGAAACGGCCTATCGGAACGCCGTCGACGTGCAGCGGCGTTTCGATGCGGAGTGCCTGGCGTTGGGCCGTCAGGCGCTGGCGTTCTGCCGGGAACACGACATCGTGCCGATTGTCGTTCTGGGCCGTCCCTACACGATCTACAACAAAGTGCTCAACTCCAACGTTCCGGCCATCATCCGCGAGCAGGGTGCGATGCCGATTCCAGTGGACTGCTACCCGGTGGACGGCGAAGTGCCGGTCTTCGAAGACGTGTACTGGGGCCACGGCCAGCGCAGCCTGCGGGCCGCGCATCAGATCCGGCGCCATCAGGGCATCTACAGCATCTGGTGCAGCAACTACTCCTGCGGGCCGGACAGCTTCAACCTGCACTTCTACAGCTACATCATGCAGGGCCGTCCGTTCGCGGTCATCGAAACGGATGGTCACTCCGGCGACGCCGGCACTAAGACCCGCGTGGAAGCGTTTCTGCACTGTGTTTACGAGGACCTGCGCGGCAAGCCGCGTGACGCAATCCTCAACGACTTCCGAGCCGTCCAGCAGGCGCAGCCGTGTCCGGCCGACATTCGGGCTCGACGTGAGGTCGTGCTCCTGCCGCGCATGGGGCCGGGGGCCGACGTGCTCGCTGCGGCGTTGAATGGCGCCGGCATACCGGCCGAGAGCCTGCCCATGCCGGATCGGGAGAGCCTGCGGATCGGCCGCCGCTACACCTCGGGCAAGGAGTGCGTGCCGCTGTGCATCACGGTGGGCAGCCTACTCCAGCGCCTGGAACGCGAGCGGCACAGCAGTGCGCGGTTTGCCTTCTTGATGCCGCGTTCGAGCGGGCCGTGCCGCTTTGGCATTTATAACGTATTGCATAAGATCGTGTTGGAGCGGGTGCAGTGGGCGGACCGGGTCCGCGTCTGGTCACCGATGGACAACGCCTACGGCGAGGGTATGCCCGGGGGACTCTTTGCACTGTGTGCCGCAGGCTGGAGCGCGACCGACGTTCTGCTTCAGGGGCTGTACGACGTCCGGCCGGTGGAGGCCACGCCTGGCGCCGCCGAAGCGGTGTACCGCCAATACGCTGCGGAGCTCGTGGCGCGCACTCGGGCTGAGGCGAGCCGGCAGCCAACCGTCCGTGGCGCGCTGTTCCAGGCCGTGACCGGTCGGCTTTTCGGTGTGACCGACATTCTCCGGCGGGCCGCCAATGCGTTTGCCGCCGTGAAGACGTCCCAAGAGATTCCGACCGTGGCGGTGGTCGGCGAGATATACGTGCGTTGCGATCCCTTCGCCAACGACTTCCTGATCGACAAGCTGGAGAAGCACGGCATCCGCGCGTACCTGGCGCCGTTCAACGAGTGGCTGGAATACGCCGATTGGTGCAAGTACGACTGCGGCAGGGATGGCAGCTTGGGTGGCCGCTTGAGCAGGGCGGTTCTCCACCGCACGCAGAAACTCACCTACGACGCACTGGCCCGCCGGCTCGGCTGGCACGCACGAACCAGGGTCAAGCAGGCACTGGAGGCCGCCAATCCCTATCTGCGTAGCGCTCTTTACGGTGAAGCCGTGCTCACACTCGGGGTCGCCGTCCACGAGTGGCGCAAAGGCGCGGTCGATGGCGTGGTGAGTGTGGGTCCGCTCGAGTGCATGCCCACCAAGCTGGCCGAGACCCAGTTCTTTCACGTCGCCGAGCGTGAAGGCCTGCCATCCCTGACCATCCCGTTCAACGGGGATCCGATGGATCCCGAGGTGCTCGACAACTTCGCCTTCGCGGTGCACGGTGGATTTCGACGGCGTCGGCTTTCCGGCTGCCACGACCAGCCCGCTGCCGGGCGAAGCGCGTGA
- a CDS encoding SCP2 sterol-binding domain-containing protein, with protein sequence MSVIYSDTWYEDMKKLINGSDKLGKMAPSTRIVFTLEVMGDGASPYVPKEDGLYFLLTIESGKVMEFRPLSQRHDGKGLNFRFTAPAAIWEGVAAGQKDPITSGLRGEIKVRGDMRFLMENADAVKLAIDLYANQVSTEWPLGRPPYAG encoded by the coding sequence ATGTCGGTAATCTACTCAGACACCTGGTATGAAGACATGAAGAAGCTGATCAACGGTTCGGACAAGCTCGGCAAGATGGCGCCGAGCACCCGGATCGTGTTCACCCTGGAGGTCATGGGCGATGGCGCCTCACCCTATGTGCCGAAGGAGGACGGACTGTACTTCCTGCTCACGATCGAAAGCGGGAAAGTGATGGAGTTCCGGCCGCTGTCCCAGCGCCACGACGGCAAAGGCCTCAACTTCCGCTTCACCGCGCCCGCGGCGATCTGGGAAGGCGTGGCCGCCGGTCAGAAGGATCCGATCACATCCGGCCTGCGTGGCGAGATCAAAGTCCGCGGCGACATGCGTTTCCTGATGGAGAACGCCGACGCCGTCAAACTCGCCATCGACCTCTACGCCAATCAGGTCAGCACCGAGTGGCCGCTGGGGCGGCCACCCTACGCCGGGTGA
- a CDS encoding MFS transporter, with amino-acid sequence MARPTRGRFYGWRIVGGSFVILLVTVGIGLYVPPVFLIPLQQHFGWSRAAIATGSAMAAIMSGVVSPLVGIWIDKYGSRKVMTAGALLMGGAFALLSLMRSLWQLYAFNMLAAIGITCVAWIPNQTLISNWFERQRGLAMGIAMTGVGFGGLIMAPCAALLIAQLGWRLAFAVLSVFILVVVVTTVLATVRSRPGDMGLLPDGEATSAAPAAAGAGREIAAGFELAQAVKTKAFWILSVGHFLGVFASFSIVGHLVAFLRDVGFDSRVAAVALGLAVGVSVVGRVLVGFLADRSSKRNMASAAFALYAVAALLLLSIQSAGALPAFVITFGLALGGAAVMVPLLVGECFGLLAFGKILGVIMISATLGGAAGPVITGRIYDVTGSYNLAFMLHAAVFLAAALAFHLLPRPEIPEPVMKSAR; translated from the coding sequence ATGGCACGCCCGACTCGAGGCAGGTTTTACGGGTGGCGGATCGTTGGCGGCTCGTTCGTCATCTTGCTCGTCACCGTCGGCATCGGTCTCTACGTACCGCCGGTCTTTCTCATCCCGCTGCAGCAACATTTTGGCTGGAGCCGGGCCGCGATCGCCACGGGAAGCGCGATGGCGGCGATTATGAGTGGGGTGGTCTCGCCGCTCGTCGGCATATGGATCGACAAGTACGGGTCGCGCAAGGTGATGACCGCGGGCGCGCTGCTCATGGGCGGTGCCTTTGCGCTGTTGAGCCTCATGCGTTCGCTCTGGCAGCTGTATGCCTTCAACATGCTGGCGGCCATCGGCATCACGTGTGTCGCCTGGATCCCGAACCAGACGCTGATCTCCAACTGGTTCGAGCGCCAGCGCGGTCTGGCGATGGGCATTGCCATGACGGGGGTCGGTTTCGGCGGGCTGATCATGGCGCCCTGTGCCGCGCTGTTGATTGCGCAGCTCGGCTGGCGTCTGGCCTTCGCGGTGTTGTCGGTGTTCATCCTCGTGGTGGTCGTGACCACGGTGCTCGCCACCGTGCGCAGCCGGCCGGGAGACATGGGCTTGCTCCCCGACGGTGAGGCCACCAGCGCGGCGCCTGCCGCCGCCGGCGCCGGCCGGGAGATCGCCGCCGGGTTCGAGCTGGCGCAGGCGGTGAAGACCAAGGCCTTCTGGATACTTTCGGTCGGCCACTTCCTCGGGGTCTTCGCCTCGTTCTCGATCGTCGGGCACCTGGTGGCGTTCCTGCGCGACGTCGGGTTCGACAGCCGTGTCGCGGCCGTCGCATTGGGTTTAGCGGTAGGCGTGAGCGTTGTCGGGAGGGTGCTCGTCGGTTTTCTTGCCGATCGTTCCAGCAAGCGCAACATGGCGAGCGCGGCGTTTGCGTTGTACGCGGTCGCCGCCCTGCTGCTCTTGAGCATCCAGTCGGCCGGCGCGCTGCCGGCGTTCGTCATCACCTTCGGCCTGGCGCTCGGCGGCGCCGCGGTGATGGTACCGCTGCTGGTGGGCGAATGCTTCGGTCTGCTCGCGTTCGGCAAGATCCTCGGCGTGATCATGATCTCGGCGACACTCGGAGGAGCGGCCGGCCCGGTGATCACCGGTCGTATTTACGATGTCACTGGGAGCTACAACCTGGCGTTCATGCTTCACGCCGCCGTGTTTCTCGCCGCGGCGCTGGCGTTCCATCTCCTGCCGCGGCCGGAGATTCCAGAGCCGGTGATGAAATCCGCGCGGTAG